The following are from one region of the Nymphaea colorata isolate Beijing-Zhang1983 chromosome 7, ASM883128v2, whole genome shotgun sequence genome:
- the LOC116257239 gene encoding L-type lectin-domain containing receptor kinase SIT2-like, with the protein MAIHLPWFLLFFLLSHVRTSPATSLNSTFSFNGFQPSDLSLSGFATVISTGALQLTNGQRTMNLPGITGQAFYPAILQFKKGPSATTTRSFSTHFLFEIVSKDQKPGGHGFAFVLAPSTNFCSASGGPFLGFVNQSNNVNPNNHIFAVEFDTVQQVDLEDRDGNHVGIDVNGVISNTSESAAYYTELNKKETVLLDSQTPIQAWIEYDGKGKQLNVTIAPLSHPLKPTRSLISYSIDLSPILLEHMYVGFSSGTQKLFSKHYILAWSFTMEGKAQELDLSRLPSVPRDRTPLGKSLKLYLYLSVALVIILFLIITISICYWTHKKSKLTSEKVEEWEMDYPHRFPYRELYRATKGFKEELGKGGFGSVYKGVLPRSGMEVAVKKVSHSSKQGIREFVAEVSSLGRMRHRNLVQLQGWCRRGEELLLAYEFMPKGSLDSHLFGIRRKSLSWEQRFKIVKGIASGLLYLHEEWEQVVVHRDVKASNVLLDGDLNGRLGDFGLSRLYEHGTNPKTTKIVGSFGYMAPELSRTCKFTTSSDVYSYGALLLEMACGRRPIEPERPCDEMILVELVHSLWKGGRILDAMDNKLGNSYVVEEAELVLKLGVLCSQAAPESRPNMRQLTQFLNGGASLQDLECHNIVIQDDPGMDQLILQYSSSAILSSTSGNSGS; encoded by the coding sequence ATGGCCATTCATCTGCCATGgtttctcctcttttttcttctttctcacgtCCGCACATCACCTGCAACTTCCCTCAACAGCACCTTTTCCTTCAATGGCTTCCAACCGTCAGACCTGAGCTTATCTGGCTTTGCAACTGTTATCAGCACGGGGGCTCTTCAACTGACCAACGGTCAACGTACCATGAATCTTCCAGGCATCACAGGACAAGCGTTCTACCCGGCCATTCTCCAATTCAAAAAGGGTCCTTCGGCTACGACTACTCGATCTTTCAGCACACATTTTCTCTTCGAAATCGTATCCAAGGACCAGAAACCAGGTGGTCATGGCTTCGCCTTCGTCTTGGCACCCTCCACCAACTTCTGCTCTGCCTCTGGAGGCCCCTTCCTCGGCTTCGTCAACCAGTCGAACAACGTAAACCCAAACAATCATATATTCGCAGTTGAATTCGACACAGTTCAACAAGTAGATTTGGAAGACAGAGATGGAAACCATGTGGGCATCGACGTCAATGGTGTGATCTCCAATACCTCCGAATCTGCTGCTTATTATACAGAGCTTAACAAGAAAGAAACGGTGCTTCTGGACAGCCAGACGCCCATCCAAGCATGGATTGAATATGACGGGAAGGGGAAGCAGCTGAATGTCACCATAGCCCCATTGTCGCACCCACTCAAGCCTACCCGCTCGCTCATATCATATTCCATTGACCTGTCTCCTATTCTGCTTGAACACATGTATGTTGGCTTCTCTTCTGGTACGCAAAAGCTATTCAGCAAGCACTATATCTTGGCTTGGAGCTTCACGATGGAAGGAAAAGCACAAGAGTTGGACCTCTCACGCCTTCCTTCTGTTCCTCGGGATCGTACTCCTCTAGGGAAGTCTTTAAAGCTGTACCTATACCTTTCTGTAGCATTAGTGATTATATTGTTTCTCATTATTACAATTAGCATCTGTTATTGGACCCATAAGAAGAGTAAGCTCACATCTGAGAAGGTAGAGGAATGGGAGATGGACTACCCACATAGGTTCCCGTACAGGGAACTCTACAGGGCAACCAAGGGTTTCAAGGAGGAGTTGGGGAAAGGAGGTTTCGGCAGCGTCTACAAAGGTGTGCTGCCCAGGAGCGGAATGGAAGTTGCAGTGAAAAAAGTATCACATAGTTCGAAGCAGGGGATAAGAGAGTTTGTGGCAGAAGTATCAAGCTTGGGGAGGATGAGACACAGAAACCTGGTCCAGTTGCAGGGTTGGTGTAGACGAGGCGAGGAGCTGCTCCTTGCCTATGAATTCATGCCAAAGGGGAGTCTGGACAGTCATCTTTTTGGGATAAGAAGGAAAAGCCTGAGTTGGGAACAGAGGTTCAAGATTGTCAAGGGAATTGCTTCTGGTCTGCTGTATCTGCATGAGGAGTGGGAGCAAGTGGTTGTGCACAGAGACGTTAAAGCGAGTAATGTATTGTTGGATGGTGATCTAAATGGCAGGTTGGGTGATTTTGGGCTTTCTAGACTCTATGAGCATGGGACCAACCCCAAAACAACCAAAATCGTTGGGAGTTTTGGGTACATGGCGCCGGAGCTTTCCCGCACCTGCAAGTTCACGACGAGCTCCGATGTGTACTCTTATGGTGCCTTGCTCCTAGAGATGGCCTGTGGAAGGAGGCCTATTGAGCCAGAGAGACCCTGCGACGAGATGATTCTGGTGGAGTTAGTCCACTCTCTGTGGAAGGGTGGACGAATACTGGACGCCATGGACAACAAGCTTGGGAATAGCTATGTGGTGGAGGAAGCAGAGCTTGTGCTGAAGCTTGGCGTGCTCTGTTCACAGGCTGCACCTGAATCAAGGCCAAACATGCGGCAACTGACTCAGTTTCTCAATGGTGGTGCCTCCCTACAAGATCTGGAATGCCATAATATTGTTATTCAAGACGATCCAGGCATGGACCAACTAATTCTGCAGTACTCTTCCTCTGCCATTCTATCATCAACTTCAGGAAACTCAGGATCATAA